In Juglans microcarpa x Juglans regia isolate MS1-56 chromosome 8D, Jm3101_v1.0, whole genome shotgun sequence, the following are encoded in one genomic region:
- the LOC121242329 gene encoding uncharacterized protein LOC121242329: MVMEMKLSDGRVLTSPKDIHEAACVYFEDFLKAKSTSSVPDLVGLILEEVSEEENQFFGSNPSVREVKDALFSIHEDSSPGPDGFGSGFFQHCWSLVYQHLLEAVSDFFGGAALPRYYVVMNGTAKGFFKGGRGLRQGDPLSPYLFILVEEVLSRLLKKKFELGRIKSFSHPRHGPVISHLLYADDMVIFANGGRSSVSEIVDVLHIYAKWSGQQFSEGVFRVRYLGVPVVSGRLKLIHFQDVIQKIQKKIEDSLWKRFFCAKYMHGKHPLELSPSGGTRFWKAIVKEIPVVLSRSKWKIREGNVSFWRDSWLNSGPLMEQYQMVGDPELKVKNCMITNNWDMEKLEQLVGSEKMEEIVNEISSRRTALPKKFSMVMWKALNSCLPMDDRIRRPGVYLVSKCECCRECAIEDINHVLYSGNIAKAIWKLSSNTLGIPFVPFWCWRATVEAWFQRASKSSQLGIKIHKDSRLGEKDVQILKSLNLSINSKKDEVLMAVRWERPKEDWFKLNVDGSSINNPGILGAGVVRNEFGKMVFMFAESIGSGSNNLAEVIALRRGLEHCKRLGLNNIIIEMDSLLVVNWVQDGRCSLWYLEDFWDDTMNMLAEMNFSIKHIYREGNKAADFLAQLGSNGVSYEWLGQTEVPLLLRGIHRTDSCGLAYRRKCGCL; the protein is encoded by the exons ATGGTGATGGAAATGAAGCTCTCGGATGGCAGAGTGCTTACCTCGCCTAAAGATATCCATGAGGCTGCGTGTGTTTATTTTGAGGATTTCCTCAAAGCTAAGTCAACAAGTTCAGTGCCAGATTTGGTTGGGTTAATTTTAGAGGAAGTTTCGGAGgaggaaaatcaattttttggtAGTAATCCATCGGTTAGGGAAGTAAAAGATGCACTTTTTTCTATTCATGAGGATAGTAGTCCGGGGCCGGATGGATTTGGCTCAGGTTTTTTTCAGCATTGTTGGTCCTTGGTGTATCAACATTTATTGGAAGCTGTTAGTGATTTTTTTGGCGGGGCTGCTTTACCAAG GTATTATGTGGTAATGAATGGCACTGCAAAAGGATTTTTCAAGGGTGGACGTGGTCTCCGTCAAGGGgatcctctatctccttatTTGTTCATTTTGGTAGAAGAAGTTCTCTCTCGgctgttaaaaaagaaatttgagttGGGTAGAATTAAAAGTTTCTCCCATCCTAGACATGGTCCtgttatttctcatcttttataTGCCGATGACATGGTGATTTTCGCAAATGGAGGGAGGTCTTCAGTTTCAGAGATTGTTGACGTTCTTCACATTTATGCTAAGTGGTCAGGTCAACAG TTTTCAGAAGGGGTGTTTCGGGTCAGGTATTTAGGGGTGCCAGTTGTTTCTGGCAGATTGAAGTTAATTCATTTTCAGGAtgttattcaaaaaattcagAAGAAGATTGAAG ATTCTTTATGGAAGAGATTTTTTTGTGCTAAATACATGCATGGAAAGCATCCGCTGGAGCTTAGTCCATCCGGAGGCACCAGGTTTTGGAAAGCAATTGTAAAAGAGATTCCTGTTGTACTTTCACGTTCCAAGTGGAAGATTAGGGAGGGGAACGTGTCGTTTTGGAGAGACAGTTGGCTTAATTCTGGACCTCTAATGGAGCAGTATCAGATGGTGGGAGATCCAGAATTGAAAGTGAAGAATTGTATGATTACTAATAATTGGGATATGGAGAAACTTGAGCAGCTAGTAGGATctgagaaaatggaggaaatagTCAATGAAATTAGTAGTAGGAGGACTG CTTTACCAAAGAAATTTTCTATGGTTATGTGGAAGGCCTTAAACTCATGCCTTCCTATGGATGATCGTATAAGGAGACCTGGTGTGTATTTAGTCTCGAAATGTGAATGTTGTCGAGAATGTGCCATTGAGGATATTAATCATGTGTTATATAGTGGAAATATTGCTAAGGCTATATGGAAGTTAAGTTCAAATACTTTGGGTATCCCGTTTGTCCCGTTCTGGTGTTGGAGGGCAACTGTTGAGGCTTGGTTTCAAAGAGCATCGAAGTCGTCTCAGTTAG GTATTAAGATTCATAAGGATTCCCGACTAGGGGAAAAGGATGTACAGATCCTGAAGTCTTTGAATCTttcaattaattcaaaaaaagatGAGGTTTTAATGGCAGTAAGATGGGAGAGGCCGAAGGAAGATTGGTTTAAACTGAATGTGGACGGAAGTAGTATTAATAATCCTGGAATTTTGGGTGCTGGAGTAGTAAGAAATGAGTTTGGGAAGATGGTTTTTATGTTTGCTGAATCCATTGGAAGTGGTAGCAATAATCTTGCGGAAGTTATAGCCTTGCGAAGAGGGCTTGAGCATTGTAAAAGATTGGggcttaataatataattattgaaatggACTCGCTTTTGGTTGTTAATTGGGTTCAGGACGGAAGATGTAGTCTCTGGTActtagaggatttttgggacGATACTATGAATATGTTGGCAGAgatgaatttttctattaagcataTTTATCGGGAAGGGAATAAGGCTGCAGATTTTTTGGCTCAGTTGGGAAGTAATGGGGTCTCCTATGAGTGGTTAGGGCAGACGGAAGTTCCTCTTCTATTAAGAGGTATACATAGAACAGATTCATGTGGATTGGCATATCGCAGGAAGTGTGGATGTCTTTAG